TCACGGCCCTGCGAATATGGATGTCAAGTGAAGCTAATCAAAGCGACCACTACAACTGCTTGTAGCGGTGGTTTTGAACCGACTATCAAGTAAAATCCTATTTAGTCATGTAGGAAGGCGACCACAAAGCGATTATCGCTGTCATTACTCTAAAGTAATGAAAAATTTCATACATCCATGAGCGGATGTGATGGTTTTGCTACAGCTTCgatggacatccactttcgcagggctggGATTACCagtcatttttttaatattttctttGTCCGTAATATCAATATTTATTTCGACTCTAAAGTTAGTTTTCTTCACAGTCTGACGAATTCTCATTGATTGCCCTTTTaaaccgtgtcgcagaaaatccggtgtcggcgtcgtcgtctgTGAGCGAACAATATCCGTATATATttagatatatatgtatatgccacgccttgctatatgacacgCAGTATATGCGTGTtctattgccacaccattctatcactaaagttgctcataccttgtcttacattcttgacaaaggtaCTCTCAAAATTttaagaatgacagcccacaaacaaatgccatgaaacaaaacaccgatgAAAACATTATACATTACCAAACCGGCAACCATATAATTAAATCTATTTTTCTCGTAACTAGTACAGTAACTCTGTATAGTCGAGCGCTACTAGCTCGTAGCGCCCCTATTCCTTCATGCACGAAGTCAATGAGCAAATGCCACGGCCAGTGTGCTAGCCGCGTCGGCCGATCAGAAGTACGCGAGCACGTACTGCCTACCGGCCGTGCACTGAGGCATAGCCTCCGACATCCATTCTTATGCCGACATAGCGGTTGCTTGTAATCTCGGTTGCCATGAGAGTGGTAAAAATATTTCGAGCCGAGTCTTTGTACCTCCATATACGAGCCGATGTGGGAATTGAAAACAGCGTTCCGAAATCAGACAGGTTTATTTAAACGCGCTATGGTCAACGCTGGGTCCATTAAGAGGCGGCTGCGGCAGCTGAGAGAGACATCACGTGAGCAGCGCACTGCGTCAGGGCAGATGGGAAAGTTTGACAGCTTCGCTCGTCGTTCATAAGATGATGCTGCAAGGTCACGTGTCTCTCTCGACAGTTTTCTTCCTTGTCACCTCAATAGGAATGCCGCATGAGTGCGCTCTTTTAGATAATTAAGCGACCGATGAGCGTGAAGATATACGCGAAGCTGTCGCCTTGCACTGACAGTGATCGGGGCCATGCCGCTAAATGCTGATtgactaggccgacacgacaccgattttggtctgccgacggTTGGCGACagtgttttccttcctttaagCCATTGGCCACAgggttttccgtcctgtaaactgttGTGGCcagcagtcggcagaccaaaatcggtgtcgtgtcggccgagtgtgaaacagccttaagatGCAACCGTCGGTCCCAGGCCGGATATTTTATGGCCACATATTAGAAAAGGGAGGAATAAATGTCCACCCCCTTATCATTCGGTGACTGCAAACAAGTCATTTGGTGACTGAGAGCAAACGCGTAACGCTATGGTGATCTCAGTCGCTGCCCTCACTCACGTGGACGTACGATATCATTCGCGGAAAGTAGCGACGGGCTctgcagtagcagacgacgcgacacAGGAGGTGCTAGCTCCGATATTCGCTTCGCTGACCATCGACCGCAGCATCCCACTTGCAGGTGTGCCGAAATGGTTCCTTCTCACGAAGAGAGCCCTCACAAACAGAAATCACCAACGCATCCAACTGCGCACAAATGAGACCTCGGGTATGGCGACAAAAAAACTGAGACAGGCACGAAAGAATGCAAGAAGCGCTCGTGTAAATTTATCTTGATAGTCGATGTACGGGAAGCTACCTGTACTagtaaaaaaaatggaaacattTATTAATTAGCAATTTTCGACATTACTAGTGTCTAAAAGCCCTCATTTTGCGACATATCTTCACCTGTTAAGTCTTGCCAATTCTTCTAGCCATCTCTTGCACAGCAGTTAAGGGGTTCAGAGGGAACCAAGACAGTCAGGCGCCGCTAATATTAGAAACTGGTATACTCTAAACAACTGCACCAAGATCGCCTGCGATatcggaaaaaaataaaagttttcttttctctgtcttctttcttttttatgaggagggggggggggggtagtcgaGGCGTTGGCACTGTATGACACAGCGTACGCgacgaaaacaacaaaaaaggatGGCGTCAACTActgtgaatatgtgcttcgccagCTCCTCATCCGGAGTGGAAATTTGGTCTTGTTCGTGGTGCGTAATTCCTGTGCAACAATGAAATCTGCGAATACTCTACCGCATTTAATGAGTACACCGTTCTGAGCAAGCGCTGGGATCGCCAGATTATTGAAATTATCCAAACTGTGAAAATTGCGCAGTTGGGCGATTCCTGTGTAAGCACTCCCTCGATAGGTGTATCGGCGAAAGAATTGTAATCTTTGTTAAACATGGGCATCGTTTGTCATGCCCGTGTGCGACGACGGGAAAGCAGCCCACTTGATAATTATATACTAAGTTGGTGAACTTCAAATTTATCATCAGAAGACCTATGTTTCATTGGCATAACGGCCGGAGGCCGCCGAGATGGACGAGTACATATCGTAGTGGAGAAAGGCGAAACTGGTTACCGAATATCAGCGTAAATGAATTTTGCCTACCGCGGCACCCTCCTGCAATGCTGCCGGTGCAACACCAACACCATCGTCATCCTAAGCCTATTGTTATGCCCACTGCACGCcgaaggcctcttccagcgatctccgattacccctgtctttcgatagctgattccaacttgcgcctctaaatttcctaattccatcaccccccccccccctaatttcCGGCCATCCGATGCTTCCGTTCCCTAggcactcattctgtaactctaacatACACAACATTTGTATCTAACATACGCTTTATATCACCTGCAAGAAATTATGTGGCAAGATACATTATGACATTCTCTAGCGCTTCCAGTCTTCCACTGTTGCTAACAGCGATGTCTCTTATCCATGCTTAAGCCCCCAGTCTATTTTCTGCAAGCGTTGAGAACTACCCAATTTTCTTATCAAATGCAATAATGGGGTTCAACATGCAGAAGCAACACAAAGGCTGTAGTGTGGTCACTGTGGTGCTAGGAATTATtttcgatcacctggggttctttattgtgcacttcaGTCTAGAAGTATAGAAGCGTTTTGCTTTCtggctccatcgaaatgcggctgttgTGGCCGAGAATCAAACCTTCGACATAGGGCACAGCAGCAGCCCGTCGTTGTCACTGCGCCACGGCGGCGGATCTTCTTCATTAAGGGACACGATGATTGTGATAATGGTCCAAGTTTGTCAGTTGCCCCTGCAACAGAGTTTAGCCCACGATTCAGACGGCACGAGGTGTCTCTTTGCCTCTTCGCATTCGCTAAATGTTTGCTCTCAGTGAAGGTTTGACTGTTTCTTACACAGCAGTGCTCGCAACAACGCTTTCTTCGAGAAGTATTGCTGAGCTTTATACCGTTGAATTGAGCGTAAGTTGCTGAAGTGATAAACAGGCGCGAACGGGTGATCCGAGGGTCttcaaattatttatttatatagcGAATGTTACGATTAAACGAAACCACGAAAAAACTCTATCAAAAACTTGTCAAGAGGCGCACTGAGTCTCCACCAATAAATCCCGAGCGGTTCGAGAGGATGCTCTTTCACGTGCCTGTTGTTCAACGCATATCACTATGCGACACACAACGAACTGGGCTCGAGTGCTCGCGATTCGGAAAGTGCGCCCATCTCCACGCTGGGCGACAGGACGGGAGTTGAGAAAAGGACGTCGTTAGACGTCGCTGCACCACTGCCACCACCGCTGGTCGCCTGAGCTTGCAGCAGGGCTTCGTGGCTACCAGACCGTCTCTGAGGTCTCGCACCACAGCCTCCAACTACAGCCCGCCACAATTGCACCTTTTCGAGCTTACGCTCAAGGCCTTCCACCTTCTGCTTGTACTCCTCGATGAGCGCGCTGAAGATGGGTGGACATgcgcacgttcacactggggacATTCTTTGTGGCATGAAGCTCGATCTTCATGGCCCGCTCAGCGGATACTCGCGGTGTTGTACGTTGGCGTGCAGCTGAGCTTCAACGCCGTCGCTGTCCCAATctcaaggtcgtgccggagccacccaGCGAGACCTTGAGGATGTGGGTGAGCTTGGAGTCCTGGTACGGCACTTGCTTCGTCCCGTTCTTCGAGCGGCGGTCGATGCAGTTGCCGAGGGCCAGGAGCGAGAGATTGAGCTTGGTACCATCACGCATCTGATCCTTTGTGTCCCTACTGGCCGCAGCTGCGTGCTTCGAGCCGGCAAGGTCAGCAGAGCACATCGAGATGCGAGTTTCGTTGCTCGTGCTTGTCGCAGTCCCCGTTACTGTGACGTAGTTCTCGAAGATGGCGTGTGACCAAGAAGACTCAGCATTAGCGCGGGTGGCATGCTGAGACCGGTTCTTGTTTCCTTTCAAGAGCAGCTCGAGGAGGGTGCCGGCCTCCTTCACCTTGTGTATGGTGAGGTTCAATATTGCAATGCCATTGGCCTGGTCGAGGCAAAGCAGGTCTTGAACAACCTTGTTGTAGACTTCCAGACAGGCGGCTGCTACGTCGCATGTCTGGCCCTCTGACCGCAGCTTGTCCACGCGCTGGTAAAACTCGCTGGCCATGAGGGAGACCACTCCAGAGCATTCCACGAAGCCCAGTGATGCGAAAGATTTGTCGACGCCAGTTGAAATGCACGCGAACTCAGAGCAATTGCACCCTTCAAGGAGCATCGTCAGCATGCCCCTGGTGGTGTTCTGAAACACATACACATGGTCTTCTGTTTCATCAAAGAACTGATAAAACATTAACGTTTGGTCTTCATTGGGCTTGACGTTACCACCGTCTTCAAAATAGAAAGACTCCGCCTCGGCCTTGGGGTCGAACATATGGCACCTGTCATCCAGCACACGGACGATGCTTGCGGTCTGAAAGTCACGAACGCTCAGCAGGCGCACACGCACTGCCACGTTCACCCGTACCGCGGGCAACGGCGGGTCTTTCTTCGATTGGCGACCGTTCGTGGCTGGCGACTGCGCGGCCTCGTTAGAACGTCTCTTCCAGTTTGGCGACACCAGTGCAGATTCATCcgtggtagggtgcctcgatgatgCGGAAGTCGGCTTTACCATGGGCGCGGGCGTGACGACCATGAGGACGATGCTGGTGGTCTTGGAGTCACGATCGCTTAGGAGGCGCACGTGCACTGCCATGGTCAGGCGTACCCCGGACGATAGCGGTTCCTTGTTCGATCGGCGGCGTTTCGGGGCTGACGAGTGCGCGGTCTCGTTAGAACGCCACCCGAGGTCTGGCGGCACCACTGTAGATTCCAGCGTGGTAGAGTGTATCGATGTCGAGGGATCCGGCCTGACCAAAGACGCGGGCGTGATGATCTAAGATGGCGATCGTCCAGTCGGCCACCGGGCGCGTTCTCCaccacgtgatgatgatgatgatgatgatgatgataatgtcctcagtacatggctcgtacccacttcgggggattggcgaagaattgagcacctgaacctttagatatgcattctgaaactacagttaatgtgcaatttagtaatcagaacaacagacagattaattttcctgaactgcataatttataataataatgccatgaattaaaactgaaatatctctcagagaattgtaaaagtgggaatttaaaattttattcgttttgttgattgaatgaatccacaaacggcatcaaatacgtccctgtggctaaagcccaataccgaggcaccgaaagtgagtactgattcCGATGTTAAATTTAACCGTAATTTAGCAAGCGGGATTTCAAGAAATcgttttctttgtaatttataccgacgccATATtaaaaaaatagtgttctacggtttctatttctggGCAGAATTGGCACaacggcgatatcgccagaccagccctgtgtaaatataaatttaatggtgggacacggcaacgtaattttgtaaggatgacttccgattgtcttgatggacaccaatgaattttgcacaaaaattttaggtgctgaaattcagtccatgatgttattgtatccattatatctctacgaattgtatatttccgatatctgatcgctgttatttgtgccaccactggaaggaccgatattatcggtccattcagggatgctctcgctaatgaatcggccatttcatttaaatgtaatccgcagtgtcctggtacccataataattttacacgATTCAGCTGGGGGgaaactaatgttagaaacgtccttagagctggtgaattagttgaagctgtaagcgcagtacagacagaaagggaatctgttataattaccgcgctggatttatttaaagggagtttccgcaaagctagaatcattgctaagagctcagcttcaaatacgggagtagaATCTGGTAGCCTGAAGGAAAAtaaccagccaagcgaaagcgagaaaatgcctacgcccgccttttcgtGCTCGGCTTACTTCGTCCTCTTCATCACCGGTGGAGCCATAGGCGCCGCCTACGTGCTTGGGGGAGGGGGTGACTATAAAGTGTtattaccagagttctgttacctACATCATTTAATGTTTGTTGGCGCTGCCGCCACCTTTGCAGTTACAATTTTATTAcggctgaaagcttactgaatCATTGTTAGCGCGGACATGCACGGCTTTTAATCCATACTTtagctttatttctgcaaatcctcaCACTAGGAGGACAAGTGCATTAAAAGCACCTGTGGCGgctatatgatgatgatgatgcttcaacatttttttttatttccactgaagacgccatgcacagacacaatagacatttaaacatatacacaggacaaaggtAATTATATTTTTAAGAGCAAGAAGTAgtcaactaacaattatttctactGGTATAATTAGCATATGCCTAGAgcatgaatatgttgctgtatgttcccctcacttcaaattgctttgcgtgctttttttgaccctgaaaaaaacctgcagacctAGTGACCCCTTCGGATGGGTCTTTTACCAACGGCATGTGAAATTCCCGTTAATGCTATGTGTCTCATTGCTtttctttccagtaggcaatgccgacttatgaaaaaaaaattgactcgccatcacGGCCCTACGAATGTGCATGTCAAGTGAAGCTGTTCAAAACCACCGCTACAACTGCTTAGGGGGATATGctatgctttatggctttagagtaatggtagtaatgctatTCTAGAATAATGATAGCAATCGAAGTATACTTTTTAAATGACGCCACCGcgcatagcggtgctgcaacaacattgaaatcagttgataGGCTGGTTAtcttatatacgaaaggctatggacgtcactccccacgtcgcacgTTGTCGTCACCGTGGCAggttgcgcaacagtaatctttaccgggaaacgtttaCGGGGAGCGCCACATACTTCGCCTAACACGTAGGCGAAGGAGCGTCTTATCAATTATCTGGTTCGGATGCTTCTTTTGAGATTGTTCTTTagtgaaacgtatgctgttctgtatctTGCATACGCGTAATTCGAAAGaatgttcgcttcactttgctgagtgcggttacgttcggcgaccagcggagCATCGATCTTGGAGTATCACCTGATTGCCTGTGACGTATCCATTCGGAAAAGCTGAAAAACGTCCCACGGGAAATatcagcggcgacaccatgcCTAGACACGCTTCACAGAATGCGTGGTTGCTAGATGTCACCCGGGCGCCGACCTgctggccgccaaggccgttTTCCAGACAAACCCATCGAGGGCTGGGCCATCCCGGGAACCCAGACGCGTCAGTTCGAGTCTAGCGCGAAGGCGCCTGTCTACGAGCATCCCCTCCTTTCTGTGTGGGAGTGAGCAGTGTTTGCCCGAGGGCCCTTCTTCGAATGTGGTCAGGGAACaaaggcgccgggggattatgcgcaaCCTCCCCCTCAAGGCGGACCCTTCGGTGACCCTCGACGCTCCGATTTGGAGGAAGGTGGGACAGCAGCTTGGCCAGAGGGCTTTTAAGCTGACTTTTGCGGTTCATTGAGTGCTTtcccatctgccctgagatgtagccagtgcttcgatctgtgcttcgatccagtcatgctagactgatgagacgtaacgTTCTCTCCATATCTTGTACGTTGCTCATGCTACGAGAACAATGAACGGTGCTCCGTACTCCAGCAGTCCGTGTATCCCCATGtcctgtaaataagtttgcctttCCGATGTAAATAAACCACCTGTTCCGTTTaccctacctctcgacctcgtactcTTCATGAAAGAAGCAACCCTCCTCGTCAACTCtgctcggacgacggcgtgggcccgcttAGCCTTCGTGTGACGCCCCAGTGGCGTACGCCACCCAACCATTTCGAGACGCACCGGTGGCCTCCCGCAGATTTACTCCGCAGCGACTCCGCAGAGCGACCCGCAGCGGACTCCGAGGCCACGACTCTCAGCTCCTACAGTGCTTGTAGGTGGGCATGAGCCATTCCATTTGGTGGTTTAAGCCATAGACGATGGTAGTTTTCTGTTGACGTTACGTCACGAAAATTCCGGGATTCCAGCCATAGACGGTTTCGTTGTAATACATTTCCCTAGAaatttgttgcaagttagcgcagTGCGTGTCTGCTCTCACTCGTATTATGTCACCACGCTGTCGCCTAACAGATTCCCAAGTCCCGCCTCCGCGACCCCTTCCCTGTTCCTTTTTTCCTCCTCTCCAACAGCTTGAATGGGCGGCGTGGGGGAGAGGTTAATTACTGAGTTTGATAACTAAGTAAATCACTCATTGGCGATTTCGCACAACTTCTGATTCCCTCCGGCGAAGAATGGTATGTTgccgaaaaaacaaaacaaaacgagcTGTATCTTTTTAATGTCGAATAGGGATATGCCAAATTATGCAGGCAAACTTCCGTATACATCTCGTTTCACCCAAAAAAAGATGACTGCAGACGTCACCTTCGAAGTGGAAATAAAAGAGAAGCGCACGATCTATACTGCCGCTATTCGTGCCACCATTTCTTGCTGACTACATTCTCGGTGCTTGCATGCGTGCCCTCGGCTGAATGGTCGAGTTGAAGATGTTCTTGAAGCGTGACGACAAATACAGGAGGCTAAAACACGTAAAAATAGGACAGTGGTACCTGTCACGTGAGCGGGCGCGGATCGAGGTTGGTCATTCTGTGTATATAGAGCAATTTAAtgattgcaaagaaagaaagaagaaggaaggaaagaaagaaagaacgaaagaaaggaagacaagagtgggaaaagggggggggggggggcacgaagCTTTTGCAAAACGCCGAGTTTCATAAGCATTAGCCACTTCCAACAGGCGTTTTACCGCGCTGCCAACTGAACTGTAAGTGTTCCCACCATGCCACGCTGCAAAATCGATAGAAGACTGCAACACATTTATCAATTTCAAATAAAAGTATGTTTTCAGTTTGCATACACGGCTCTGCGAAGTCACGTTATTCCACTTCATCTCTCCATAACTAGTAACTAATGTACAGACCGTCATAGGGCAGTATGCAGGGAGCGCCGAGTTCTGCTCGCTCCTTAATTTCATCTGAGTGTGTGCTACGGCAGTGAGCACCTGGGCTAACACGAATGTGACACTAGCGCATGTCGTATCATCATTCAGCCCATCATATTCGTGTAAACGTGAACAGTTATCGGGGGTATCTTCGTGCGTATATGTGAAGCAGCCTTTAATGAAGTCAAGTAAACAGCTCGCGCATCGCATCAAACGCCAGGGAGAGAAATCCCAGGTGCCATGTCGTGCGCTGTATCTCCCGCATTCGCAAGCTAGTGTTGTGGTACACGTCTTTGAACCAGCATTCATCGCGGTTACTTGAGCTTCCCCGCAGTCTGCTGGTGCACAGCCTTATACGCAAGACGGTTGAAGGACCCATAACTTAGTTTAATGTTAGCGTAATATCGGG
The DNA window shown above is from Dermacentor silvarum isolate Dsil-2018 chromosome 1, BIME_Dsil_1.4, whole genome shotgun sequence and carries:
- the LOC119439014 gene encoding kinesin-like protein KIF18A, whose product is MAVHVRLLSDRDSKTTSIVLMVVTPAPMVKPTSASSRHPTTDESALVSPNWKRRSNEAAQSPATNGRQSKKDPPLPAVRVNVAVRVRLLSVRDFQTASIVRVLDDRCHMFDPKAEAESFYFEDGGNVKPNEDQTLMFYQFFDETEDHVYVFQNTTRGMLTMLLEGCNCSEFACISTGVDKSFASLGFVECSGVVSLMASEFYQRVDKLRSEGQTCDVAAACLEVYNKVVQDLLCLDQANGIAILNLTIHKVKEAGTLLELLLKGNKNRSQHATRANAESSWSHAIFENYVTVTGTATSTSNETRISMCSADLAGSKHAAAASRDTKDQMRDGTKLNLSLLALGNCIDRRSKNGTKQVPYQDSKLTHILKVSLGGSGTTLRLGQRRR